In Pleomorphomonas sp. T1.2MG-36, the genomic stretch AGAGCGATCAGGTCGACGACGGCGCGCAGGCTGCGGCCGATCAGTCGCTGGATTTCCTGCGTGCGGCCAGACTGCTTGCCGGCAGCGGCCTCGCGCTTCATGCGCTCGCCGGTGGCGCGGGGCAGCATGCCGTACTCGGCGGTCACCCAGCCCTTGCCACCGCCGCGCAGCCACGGCGGCACCTTCTCGTCGACCGAGGCGGTGACCAGCACATGGGTGTCGCCGAATTTGACGAGGCAGGAACCTTCGGCGTGGCGCGACACGCCGCGCTCAAGGCTGACGGGACGCAGTTCGTCGGGAGCACGACGGGAAGGGCGCATGGGTTCTCCATAGAAATCGGATGCGGTAGCGACGGCTCCGCAAGGTTGCGCCCTTGTAGCCCTCTCGGGGAAGCTCCGTAAAGGGCGGTGATCGATGAACCGGCGGGAAAGCGGCGCTTCATTCCGGCCGAGGGGCGTGTATAAGGGGCCGAAGATCCCTTTCCTGCCGGACAAACCGCCTTGGCAAAGCCGCCCTCCCCCGCAAAGCCCGCTTCTCATGCCGGCCGTCCTCCATTCCGCAAACCGGACCGGTCCCAGGCCGCCGGGAAAGAAACGGAACGACAGGAAGCGCGCAGTCGCGAACCGCGCGGTCCGGCTCGTCCATCGGGAGCCGCAGCGCCGAAACGGCCGATGCCGGCCGTTCTCGGCCCGCGTCTCGCCAGCGAGCAGGTGAGCTCGCTGCTGGTCACCGAGGGTTGGGACGACTACCGCCTTCTGGATATGGGCGAGGGCGAGAAACTCGAACGCTACGGCGCGCTCACCGTCATCAGGCCCGAGCCGCAGGCCATGGGGCCGCGCCGGTTGGCGCCGTCGGTGTGGGCAGCGGCCGGCGCCGCCTTCACCGGCGACGTCGAGGAGGATGGCCCGGGTCGCTGGCGGACAGAGCCCGGTATCGGTACCGCCTGGGAAATGCGGGTGATGGGACTGCCCGTCGTCTGCCAACTGACCGCCTTTCGTCATGTCGGCATCTTTGCCGAGCAAATCGCCCACTGGACCTGGATGGTCGAGCGCCTCAAGGCCCATCGCGGACCGGAAAAACCGAAGCTTCTCAACCTGTTCGGTTACACCGGCATTGCTTCACTGATCGCCGCCGAGGCCGGTGCCGAGGTGACGCACGTCGACGCCTCCAAGAAGTCCGTGGCCTGGGGGCGGGAAAACCAGGCGCTCGCCGGTCTTGACGCCGCCCCCATACGTTGGATCGTCGATGATGCCGTGAAGTTTGCCGAACGCGAGGTGCGTCGCGGCAAGCGCTATGACGGCATTCTGCTCGACCCGCCGCGCTTCGGCCGCGGTCCGGACGGCGAGGTCTGGTCGCTGGAAGCCGACCTGCCCCATCTTCTCGATCTGACGCGCCAGATCCTGGCGCCGGGACCCGCCTTCGCGGTGCTGACGGCCTACGCCATCCGCGCTTCTTTCCTGTCCATTCACGAGATCACCGCCGATCTTCTCGGACACCGTCCGGGCACGATCGCCTCGGGTGAACTTGCTGTCCGCGAGACCGGCGACGCGGAGCGGCCGGGCCGGCTGCTCGCCACCTCGATGTTTTCACGTTTTATCGGAGCCTGAGCCATGGCCGACAGGGAAAGAGCGCCCGGCGCCGTCCGGCAGATCACCTCGCTCACCAACCCGCTGGTCAAGGACATCCGGGCCTTGGCCATGAAGAAGGCCCGCGAGGAAACGGGCCGCTTCATTGGGGAAGGTTTGAAGCTCGTCACCGATGCGTTGGAAGAGAACTGGCCGATCGCTGCCATCGCCTATGCGCCGGCGGTACGCGACCAGCCGCATGTCGCCAAAGCCGCGGCCGCCGTCAGGGCGCGCGGTGGCGATGTGCTCGAAATGTCGGAGGCTGTGCTTGCCAAGATCACCCATCGCGACAACCCGCAGATGGTGGTCGGCGTGTTCGGGCAGAGGCTGAAGCCGCTTGCCGAGGTCAAGCCGGGCGAGGGCGAGGTCTGGGTGGCGCTCGAACAGGTGCGCGACCCTGGCAATCTCGGAACCATCATCCGCACGGTGGATTCCGTGGGCGCCAAAGGCGTCATCCTGGTCGGCGAGACCTGCGACCCCTTCTCCTTCGAAACGGTGCGCGCCACCATGGGCTCGCTGTTCCATGTGCCACTGGTAAAAACCGGGCGCGACGCTTTCCTTGCCTGGGCCAAGACCACGGGGGTTCGTCTCGTCGGCACCCATCTGAAGGCGACGCACGACTATCGCAACGTCGAAAGCCGTGCGCCGACTGTGCTGGTGATGGGCAACGAGCAGGCGGGCATGACCGACGACATGACCGGGGCTTGCGACGTCCGCGTCAAGATCCCGATGGCCGGTCGCGCCGACAGCCTCAATCTGGCGGTGGCAACCGGCGTCATGCTCTACGAACTTAGGCGCGGTCAACTGACCTGAGCCAGCTCCTTGTAGTAATAGAGCGTGCCGGTATAGCCGCCGTGCGGCTTCAGCGCGTAATTGGGAATCTCGCCGGCGAGGCGGAAGCCGCAGCGTTCGTAGAGCGGGCCGGCACCGCCGTCGCTCGCGGTATCCAGGACGATCAGCTGACGCCCCTTCGCAAGGGCCACCTGTTCGGCCGCTCCGATCAAGGCCGTGGCGATGCCGCGGCCGCGATGGCTGGGGCGCGTCATCATCTTGGCAAACTCGGCCCGATGCGGCTGGTTGGGCGGACAGTCGAGCAGCAAGGTCAGCGTGCCCACAAGCATCTCGCCCTCGAAGGCGCCGAGCACGACGCGTTGGCCCTTGTCGGCGGCGGTTAGCGAGCCGCGCCAGAACGCCCGGGCGTCGTCCATGGCAAACGGATGCATGAAGCTGACCGAGCCGCCGCCTGCGACCGTCTCGACGATCAGCGCCGCCAGCGCGTCGACGGTCGCTGAATTCAGGCCGAGGGGATGGATGGTGATGTCCGACATGTCAGCTCCTTGCAAGCGCCACCACGTAGCGGGCCGGCGCGTCGCTTTCGTTCGAAATGGTCACATCAGCCGGCGGCCCGAAGCCGATACAGTCGCCGGCAGCCAGAACGTGCCGCCCGTCCGCATCGGTCATGATGAGCTCGCCCTCGATCAGCCAGACCACCTGTCGGATGAAGGCGTAGGTAGCGGCCGGCAGCAGCGCGCTTTTACCGGGCGGCATGGTCACCTCGACGATCTCCAGAGGATGATCGGGGCGCAGAAACACTTGTCGGCGGAGATAGCCGGTGTCCGGATCGCGCCACACCGCCTGATCGGCTACCCGCACGAGACGGTCGGCCCCGGCCTCGGCCCGGACCAGAAGGCTTGCCAGCGTCAGGTCGAAGGCCGCGGCCAAGCGAACCAGCACGCCCGCCGTCGGCGAGGCATCACCGCGTTCGATCTTGGAAATGGTGGCCTTGCCGACACCTGAGCGCGAGGCAAGGTCGGCCAGAGACCAGCCGCGTCCCTCCCGTTCGAGGCGGATGCGAGCGGCAAGTCTGGCACCGGTTTCGTCTTCAAAAGTATCCATTCGTCTCTTTTAGGAGACGAATGGATGAAAGACAACGAAAAAAGCGGCCGCCACCGGCGACCGCTTTCGCAACTCTTCGGCCGCTACCCATCAGGCGTTGATGTCGACGCCGCTTGTTTCCTTGCCGAGCACCAGCGAGATGAAGGTGAGGCCAGCCATCACCGTCAGGTAGATGCCGACCCAGAACGGACTGCCCGCACCATAGGTCCAGAGCGCCACGGCAATGAACGGCGCCACGGCGGCGCCGAGGATCGACGACACGTTGTAGGAGATGCCAGAGCCGGTGTACCGGATGTTGGCCGGGAACAGCTCGGGCAACAGGGCGCCCATCGGGCCGAAGGTCATGCCCATCAGCGTAAAGCCGATGATGAGGAAGGCCATGACGCCGAAGCCGCCGAGCGACAGGATCGGTACCCAGATAAGGCCGAACAGCATGATGGCGGCGGTGACCCAGAGCAGCGTCCGTCGGCGGCCCCAGCGGTCGGCCCAGGGGCCGGACGCCATGGTGAAGATGCCGAAGAACACCACGCCGACGATCATCATCATGACGAAGGTGCGATAGTCATAACCGAGGCCTGGGATCGGCGCCGTGGTGGCGGCGCGGCCATAGCTCAGCGAGAACGTGGTCATCAGGTAGAACAGCACGTAGGTCGCCAGCATGTAGAACGTGCCGAGGATCAACTCGCGCCAGTGGTGGCGCACGGCATCGGCCATCGGCAGTTTGCGCAACTTGCCGGACTTCACCGTGTTCTCGAAAGCGGCACTTTCCACCAGGCTGAAGCGCACCCAGAGCCCGACGATCACCATCACCGCCGAGAACAGGAAGGGAATGCGCCAGCCCCAGTCAAGGAAGGCCAGCGACGGCCGCGTCGGATCGTCGGACGGCAGCGCCGCCGAGATGATCAGGAACAGGCCGTTAGCGATGATGAAGCCGATCGGTGCACCGAGCTGCGGGAAGGTGCCGTAGAAGGCCCGCTTACCTTTCGGCGCGTTCTCGGTGGCGACCAGTGCCGCGCCGCTCCACTCGCCGCCGATGGCAAAGCCCTGGGTCAGGCGCATCACCACCAGCAGGAAGGGCGCGAACCAGCCGACCGAGGCGTAGGTGGGCAGGCAGCCGATCAGGAAGGTGGCGATACCCATGGTCAAGAGGGCGGCGACCAGCGTCACCTTGCGGCCGCGCTTGTCGCCGAGGTGTCCGAAGAACACCGCGCCGAGCGGCCGGGCGACCATGGCGGCGCCGAAGATGGCGAAGGAGGAGAGCAGCGCCGTGGTGTCGTTGCCGGCCGGGAAGAACAGATGCGGGAACACCAGCACGGCTGCCGTGGCGTAGACGTAGAAGTCGTAGAACTCGATGGTGGTGCCGACGAGACTGGCGAGGATGACGCGCGCGCGCGAATTTCCGGTGCGGACGGCGCCGGACGAGCCGGCGAGAGTGGTACTGGACATGACTTTCCGTTCGTCAGAGGCATCCACCCGAAAGGTTG encodes the following:
- a CDS encoding MFS transporter, yielding MSSTTLAGSSGAVRTGNSRARVILASLVGTTIEFYDFYVYATAAVLVFPHLFFPAGNDTTALLSSFAIFGAAMVARPLGAVFFGHLGDKRGRKVTLVAALLTMGIATFLIGCLPTYASVGWFAPFLLVVMRLTQGFAIGGEWSGAALVATENAPKGKRAFYGTFPQLGAPIGFIIANGLFLIISAALPSDDPTRPSLAFLDWGWRIPFLFSAVMVIVGLWVRFSLVESAAFENTVKSGKLRKLPMADAVRHHWRELILGTFYMLATYVLFYLMTTFSLSYGRAATTAPIPGLGYDYRTFVMMMIVGVVFFGIFTMASGPWADRWGRRRTLLWVTAAIMLFGLIWVPILSLGGFGVMAFLIIGFTLMGMTFGPMGALLPELFPANIRYTGSGISYNVSSILGAAVAPFIAVALWTYGAGSPFWVGIYLTVMAGLTFISLVLGKETSGVDINA
- a CDS encoding TrmH family RNA methyltransferase, with product MADRERAPGAVRQITSLTNPLVKDIRALAMKKAREETGRFIGEGLKLVTDALEENWPIAAIAYAPAVRDQPHVAKAAAAVRARGGDVLEMSEAVLAKITHRDNPQMVVGVFGQRLKPLAEVKPGEGEVWVALEQVRDPGNLGTIIRTVDSVGAKGVILVGETCDPFSFETVRATMGSLFHVPLVKTGRDAFLAWAKTTGVRLVGTHLKATHDYRNVESRAPTVLVMGNEQAGMTDDMTGACDVRVKIPMAGRADSLNLAVATGVMLYELRRGQLT
- a CDS encoding GNAT family N-acetyltransferase; translation: MSDITIHPLGLNSATVDALAALIVETVAGGGSVSFMHPFAMDDARAFWRGSLTAADKGQRVVLGAFEGEMLVGTLTLLLDCPPNQPHRAEFAKMMTRPSHRGRGIATALIGAAEQVALAKGRQLIVLDTASDGGAGPLYERCGFRLAGEIPNYALKPHGGYTGTLYYYKELAQVS
- a CDS encoding class I SAM-dependent methyltransferase; the encoded protein is MPAVLGPRLASEQVSSLLVTEGWDDYRLLDMGEGEKLERYGALTVIRPEPQAMGPRRLAPSVWAAAGAAFTGDVEEDGPGRWRTEPGIGTAWEMRVMGLPVVCQLTAFRHVGIFAEQIAHWTWMVERLKAHRGPEKPKLLNLFGYTGIASLIAAEAGAEVTHVDASKKSVAWGRENQALAGLDAAPIRWIVDDAVKFAEREVRRGKRYDGILLDPPRFGRGPDGEVWSLEADLPHLLDLTRQILAPGPAFAVLTAYAIRASFLSIHEITADLLGHRPGTIASGELAVRETGDAERPGRLLATSMFSRFIGA
- a CDS encoding helix-turn-helix domain-containing protein, with the translated sequence MDTFEDETGARLAARIRLEREGRGWSLADLASRSGVGKATISKIERGDASPTAGVLVRLAAAFDLTLASLLVRAEAGADRLVRVADQAVWRDPDTGYLRRQVFLRPDHPLEIVEVTMPPGKSALLPAATYAFIRQVVWLIEGELIMTDADGRHVLAAGDCIGFGPPADVTISNESDAPARYVVALARS